The Paenibacillus sp. RUD330 genome has a segment encoding these proteins:
- the ptsP gene encoding phosphoenolpyruvate--protein phosphotransferase: protein MSQLITGVAASPGIAIAKAYRLQQSETVPSRKPAEDAGAEKQRLKEAVEAARVDIDRIRERTLDKLGAQKAEIFEAHLFLLDDPDLIDAAMDMIDSDGVDAAYALHEVSSSIIDVLRSMDNELLRERAADVKDVAGRVISKLEGREHSALSELDEETILIANDLTPSDTAQLDLDYVRGFVTEIGSRTSHSAIMARSLELPAVVGAGAAAARIESGSIVILDAVGGEVIVDPSDSQLQDYQARKREYEDYKLRMQQFVNRPSVTSDGHEVELASNIGGVEDLEKVLANGSDGIGLFRTEFLYMGRSTFPSEEEQFTVYKHVLEKMNGKRVVIRTLDIGGDKELPYLTLPKEANPFLGLRAVRLCLERQDLFRAQLRALLRASAHGKLAIMFPMIAVVSELREAKRILAEERASLESEGVPVSNSLEVGIMIEIPAAALNAEALVKEVDFFSIGTNDLIQYTMAADRMNESVAYLYQPHHPSILRLVNMVIQAAKKHGKWAGMCGEMAGDAAAIPLLLGMGLHEFSMSASSVLPARELVSRLSQQEWAVLAEEALGMDSQQEVLDFVNQQLRSEA, encoded by the coding sequence ATGAGCCAACTGATTACTGGAGTAGCCGCATCGCCCGGAATCGCGATCGCGAAGGCATACCGCCTTCAGCAGTCGGAGACGGTTCCTTCGCGCAAGCCCGCAGAGGACGCCGGAGCGGAGAAGCAGCGGCTGAAGGAGGCCGTCGAGGCGGCTCGGGTCGATATCGACCGCATTCGGGAGCGGACGCTGGATAAGCTGGGCGCGCAGAAGGCGGAAATATTCGAAGCGCATCTGTTCCTGCTTGACGATCCCGATCTGATCGACGCCGCGATGGACATGATCGACAGCGATGGAGTGGATGCCGCTTATGCGCTGCATGAAGTGTCCTCGTCCATCATCGACGTGCTTCGATCCATGGACAACGAGCTGCTGAGGGAACGCGCCGCGGACGTGAAGGATGTCGCCGGGCGGGTCATCAGCAAGCTGGAAGGCCGCGAGCACAGCGCGCTGTCGGAGCTGGACGAGGAGACGATCCTGATCGCGAACGATCTTACGCCGTCCGATACGGCTCAGCTCGATCTCGATTATGTGCGCGGCTTCGTGACGGAGATCGGCAGCCGCACTTCCCATTCCGCGATCATGGCCCGTTCCCTGGAGCTGCCCGCCGTCGTAGGCGCGGGAGCCGCCGCGGCGCGGATCGAGTCCGGCAGCATCGTCATTCTGGATGCGGTCGGAGGCGAGGTGATTGTGGATCCTTCCGATTCCCAGCTTCAGGACTATCAAGCCCGCAAGCGGGAATACGAGGACTACAAGCTGCGCATGCAGCAGTTCGTGAACCGTCCTTCCGTCACGTCCGACGGCCATGAGGTGGAGCTGGCCAGCAACATCGGCGGCGTCGAGGATCTGGAGAAGGTGCTGGCGAACGGCTCGGACGGCATCGGGCTGTTCCGGACGGAGTTCCTATATATGGGCCGTTCGACGTTCCCGTCCGAGGAAGAGCAGTTCACCGTCTACAAGCATGTGCTGGAGAAAATGAACGGCAAGCGCGTCGTCATCCGCACGCTCGACATCGGCGGAGACAAGGAGCTGCCCTACTTGACGCTGCCTAAGGAAGCGAATCCGTTCCTCGGCCTCCGCGCCGTCCGGCTCTGCCTGGAGCGGCAGGATCTGTTCCGCGCCCAGCTCCGCGCGCTGCTGCGGGCGAGCGCCCACGGAAAGCTGGCGATCATGTTCCCGATGATCGCTGTCGTCAGCGAGCTTCGCGAAGCGAAGCGCATCCTGGCGGAGGAGCGCGCTTCTCTGGAATCCGAGGGCGTGCCGGTATCCAATTCGCTCGAGGTCGGAATCATGATCGAGATTCCGGCAGCGGCGCTGAATGCCGAAGCGCTTGTGAAGGAAGTGGACTTTTTCAGCATCGGCACGAACGATCTCATCCAGTACACGATGGCCGCAGACCGCATGAACGAATCGGTCGCTTATCTGTACCAGCCGCATCATCCATCCATCCTGAGGCTGGTCAACATGGTCATCCAAGCCGCCAAAAAGCACGGCAAATGGGCCGGCATGTGCGGCGAGATGGCGGGCGATGCGGCAGCGATCCCGCTGCTGCTCGGCATGGGCCTGCATGAATTCAGCATGAGCGCCTCCTCGGTGCTGCCGGCTCGCGAGCTGGTGTCGCGCCTGTCTCAGCAGGAATGGGCCGTGCTGGCCGAGGAAGCTCTCGGCATGGACTCGCAGCAGGAAGTGCTCGATTTTGTCAACCAACAACTAAGGAGTGAAGCATAA
- a CDS encoding HPr family phosphocarrier protein — MATGTFTVIHPQGFHARPSKLFVEKASSFPCKVTLHKGSKKANGKSSLGLLTLGIAAGDEITVETEGEQDEQALQELGAMLTKIYEE; from the coding sequence ATGGCAACCGGAACGTTCACCGTCATTCATCCCCAGGGCTTCCATGCCCGTCCGTCCAAGCTGTTCGTGGAAAAGGCAAGCTCTTTCCCTTGCAAGGTGACGCTGCATAAGGGCAGCAAAAAAGCCAACGGCAAAAGCTCTCTCGGCCTTCTGACGCTCGGCATCGCCGCCGGCGACGAGATCACGGTGGAGACCGAAGGCGAGCAGGATGAGCAGGCGCTGCAGGAGCTCGGCGCGATGCTGACTAAGATTTACGAGGAATAG